TTTGACCGGCTTTACTATGAACACCCAGTTGTCGGCAGAGGAGCCAGGTCAAGCGTCATCCTTGATAGCGTTCAGCGCACTTGCCAAACAATACCGAGCTTGGCTCATCGCGGGGGTGGTAATAAATAATGCTGGTAAAGCCGCTAACACGCTGGTGGCTTTTTCAGATGAGGGTATAGAACAGGCGCGATATGCCAAGATCCATCCCTTTTCCTTTGCCGGAGAGGACCGCTTTTTTCACCCGGGTAACAGGCTGGAAAAAGTGCAGATGCCGGAGTTTAAGTTGGGGTTTTCCATCTGTTACGATTTGCGGTTTCCCGAACTTTACAGCGCGCTAGCGAAAGATTGCGATGTTCTCGTTAATATTGCCAACTGGCCAAAACGCAGGGTCATGCACTGGAGAACATTACTACAAGCACGCGCCATAGAGAACCAGGCCTTTGTTATCGGTGTAAACCGCATCGGAATAGACGGAAATAGCTTGGAATATGAACGTAGCTCTGTGGTTGTGAATGCCAATGGAGAGTTCATCGAACCTGTTCTCACGGAAGGTGAGATGGATATTTACGAAATAAGCCG
The DNA window shown above is from Deltaproteobacteria bacterium GWA2_45_12 and carries:
- a CDS encoding nitrilase — protein: MKVALISLDQKWEDKAYNMQRCTELTARAAVCGANLVIFPEMTLTGFTMNTQLSAEEPGQASSLIAFSALAKQYRAWLIAGVVINNAGKAANTLVAFSDEGIEQARYAKIHPFSFAGEDRFFHPGNRLEKVQMPEFKLGFSICYDLRFPELYSALAKDCDVLVNIANWPKRRVMHWRTLLQARAIENQAFVIGVNRIGIDGNSLEYERSSVVVNANGEFIEPVLTEGEMDIYEISR